In one window of Spartinivicinus poritis DNA:
- a CDS encoding glutamate-cysteine ligase family protein: MGETVTQYHFDPDDYEKFSQRLHQSLAILQQLIKRPGFGEGPVLLGAELELYITDKLCNALPINQRLVDEFKDKKLTHELNRYNLEYNLSPVSIKPAPFTKMAEELNQVINSLQQLASKHEGRVLPIGILPTLTEDDIDPAMMTDIPRYHALTKGVKALGNGHFMINIDGKTPLQFCTDEVTMEGANTSFQLHYQVKPERFANVFNAIQLATPVVLALAANSPTIFGHELWHESRIALFKRTAETHQPHTNWHQPARANFGHGWVRQGSEELMAEAICLHPPLLPICTDTDYQQQMADGLTPSLDELRLHLGSVWSWNRPVYDPANGGHLRIEMRSLPAGPSVKDMMANAALLIGLAEGLADQMKYLLPAIPFSYVKGNFYEAAKRGLNAKLIWPSLTSHQLAEQPITKLVEILLPIACKGLAKLGISSEEIETHSLVIKERVYAKQNGAIWQQIMLNKLKYHYPLPEALHQLTEKYFQNFISGQPVAQWARE, from the coding sequence ATGGGTGAAACAGTAACACAGTATCACTTTGATCCTGATGACTACGAGAAATTTTCTCAGCGTTTACATCAAAGCCTGGCTATTTTGCAGCAGCTGATTAAGCGGCCGGGCTTTGGAGAGGGGCCAGTATTATTAGGCGCTGAGTTAGAGCTTTATATTACGGATAAACTCTGTAATGCACTGCCTATTAATCAACGGCTGGTGGATGAGTTTAAAGATAAAAAGCTTACCCATGAGTTAAATCGTTATAATCTGGAATATAATTTATCGCCAGTCAGCATTAAACCTGCTCCTTTTACAAAAATGGCAGAAGAGCTCAATCAGGTCATTAATAGCCTGCAACAACTGGCCAGTAAGCATGAAGGGCGAGTGCTACCTATCGGTATTTTACCTACCTTGACCGAAGATGATATTGATCCTGCTATGATGACGGATATTCCCCGTTATCATGCTTTGACTAAAGGGGTTAAAGCGTTGGGTAATGGCCATTTTATGATAAATATTGATGGCAAAACCCCTTTACAGTTTTGTACGGATGAAGTCACCATGGAAGGGGCTAATACCTCTTTCCAATTGCATTATCAAGTGAAGCCAGAGCGATTTGCTAATGTATTTAACGCCATTCAACTAGCGACACCTGTAGTGTTAGCTTTGGCTGCAAACTCACCTACAATTTTTGGCCATGAGTTATGGCACGAGTCCAGAATTGCTCTGTTTAAGCGCACAGCAGAAACTCACCAGCCACATACTAATTGGCACCAACCTGCGCGGGCGAATTTTGGTCACGGCTGGGTACGTCAAGGGAGTGAAGAGTTAATGGCGGAAGCGATTTGTTTGCATCCTCCGTTATTACCTATTTGTACGGATACTGATTATCAACAACAAATGGCTGATGGTTTAACGCCTAGTTTAGATGAATTACGTTTGCACTTAGGATCGGTTTGGTCGTGGAATCGCCCCGTTTATGACCCTGCTAATGGTGGTCATTTACGAATTGAAATGCGCTCGTTACCAGCTGGCCCTAGTGTAAAAGATATGATGGCAAACGCTGCATTACTGATTGGTTTAGCTGAAGGGCTGGCTGATCAGATGAAATATCTATTGCCTGCAATACCCTTTAGCTATGTAAAAGGTAATTTTTATGAGGCTGCTAAGCGAGGCCTTAATGCAAAGCTAATCTGGCCCAGTTTGACTAGTCATCAGCTGGCTGAACAACCGATAACGAAGCTGGTAGAGATACTGCTGCCCATTGCTTGTAAAGGGTTGGCTAAACTAGGTATTAGTAGCGAAGAAATTGAAACTCATAGCCTAGTAATTAAAGAGAGGGTTTACGCAAAGCAAAATGGAGCAATTTGGCAGCAAATTATGCTCAATAAACTAAAATATCATTACCCACTACCGGAAGCATTGCATCAGTTAACTGAAAAGTACTTTCAAAACTTTATTTCTGGGCAGCCGGTAGCGCAGTGGGCAAGAGAGTAG
- a CDS encoding succinylglutamate desuccinylase/aspartoacylase domain-containing protein: protein MTKAVLKTWYDPKPDEIADRHGAFLQQLGQPTCLFIPGKDTAKVRAITTLLHGNEPSGLIAVHQWLKSHYESPEANILIIIASVKTALTEPLYSYRHLPDERDLNRCFNPPYNDKQGEVAEAILNCLAEYQPEALLDIHNTSGNGPDFAVTINDSKPHQWLTSLFTGLMIKTDLRLGALMEVVDNIYPTVTIECGGAKTGQSHRTAFQGVQRYLHTPELFMTNSFNQVQILYNPVRLELDNNINLDFCDQPVVGMDLTLRKDIERFNFGVVDDSVHLGWLNNGSDRLLKMSDLTGNDIFHDYFDIKDNTIYPSFPIQLFMITSNPVIAVDDCLFYAVRARH, encoded by the coding sequence ATGACTAAGGCAGTGTTAAAAACCTGGTATGACCCCAAGCCGGATGAAATTGCTGATCGGCATGGTGCCTTTTTACAACAGCTTGGCCAACCTACCTGTTTATTTATTCCTGGTAAAGATACCGCTAAGGTAAGAGCGATTACCACTCTGTTGCATGGTAATGAGCCATCAGGATTAATTGCGGTTCATCAATGGTTGAAAAGCCATTATGAGTCACCAGAGGCGAATATTTTAATTATTATTGCTTCAGTAAAAACTGCACTAACAGAGCCCCTGTATAGCTATCGCCATTTACCGGATGAACGGGATTTAAATCGTTGTTTTAATCCACCTTATAATGACAAACAAGGTGAAGTGGCAGAAGCTATTTTAAATTGCTTGGCAGAATATCAGCCAGAAGCGCTATTAGATATTCATAATACGTCAGGCAATGGGCCGGATTTTGCGGTAACCATTAATGACTCTAAACCCCATCAGTGGCTGACTTCTTTATTTACAGGGTTAATGATCAAAACCGATCTTCGTTTAGGCGCATTGATGGAAGTGGTAGATAATATTTATCCGACAGTCACGATAGAGTGTGGTGGTGCTAAAACAGGGCAATCCCATCGTACGGCTTTTCAAGGAGTACAGCGCTATTTGCATACACCTGAATTATTTATGACTAATTCATTTAACCAGGTGCAAATCCTGTATAATCCTGTACGACTGGAGTTAGATAATAATATTAATTTAGATTTCTGCGATCAACCTGTAGTGGGGATGGACTTAACATTACGCAAAGACATTGAACGGTTTAACTTTGGCGTTGTAGATGACTCAGTGCATTTGGGTTGGTTAAATAATGGCAGTGACCGATTGTTAAAAATGAGCGATTTAACCGGTAATGATATTTTTCATGATTACTTTGATATAAAAGACAACACAATCTACCCATCTTTTCCTATTCAGTTGTTTATGATTACCTCAAACCCTGTTATAGCGGTTGATGACTGCTTGTTTTATGCGGTAAGGGCGAGGCATTAA
- a CDS encoding YceI family protein produces the protein MKLRHLLLPLVLASSATTATADWKLSYELSRLNFVSVKKEHVAESHFFTDVQGGVDAAGQVNVVVKLDSVETNIDIRNERMRQYLFETNKHPNAVITGKININKAVKLDVGASCKETVKLNLNLHGQTHPLEVDLSVSKLQDNTLLVSSLKPILIDASKYGMTPGVDKLKELAGLNSISFAVPVTFKLVFEKA, from the coding sequence ATGAAACTACGTCACCTGTTACTACCTTTGGTATTAGCCTCTAGTGCAACTACCGCTACTGCCGATTGGAAGTTGAGCTATGAGTTATCCCGCTTAAACTTTGTCTCAGTAAAAAAAGAACATGTTGCAGAATCTCATTTTTTCACCGATGTGCAAGGTGGTGTGGATGCCGCAGGGCAAGTAAACGTTGTAGTAAAGCTCGATTCCGTTGAAACCAATATTGATATTCGTAACGAACGGATGCGTCAATATTTATTCGAAACCAACAAACACCCTAATGCCGTTATCACAGGTAAAATCAATATTAATAAAGCAGTTAAGTTAGATGTTGGCGCTAGCTGCAAAGAAACCGTTAAACTTAATCTCAACTTACATGGTCAAACCCATCCGTTAGAAGTGGATTTATCTGTATCAAAACTACAAGACAACACCTTATTAGTGAGCAGCCTCAAACCTATATTGATTGATGCCTCAAAATACGGCATGACACCAGGGGTTGATAAATTAAAAGAACTGGCTGGTTTAAACAGCATTAGTTTTGCGGTGCCAGTGACATTTAAGTTGGTCTTTGAAAAAGCGTAG
- a CDS encoding acyl-CoA thioesterase, producing the protein MNDDLKLSQNQPEWDLPTPFILDLTVDASVIDHYGHVNNTAYVSWLQDVSWAHSNSIGLTIDQYRELNRAMVVHRHEIDYLAPAFSQDKLQIATWVVMLDNKLTLTRQFQIIRPEDQRCILRANTKFVCVELSSGKPRRMPELFIKGYSQLLVKNYSG; encoded by the coding sequence ATGAATGATGATTTGAAATTGAGTCAGAATCAGCCTGAATGGGATTTGCCCACACCTTTTATTTTAGATTTAACGGTGGATGCATCAGTTATTGATCACTATGGCCATGTGAATAATACAGCTTATGTCAGCTGGCTACAGGATGTCAGTTGGGCGCACTCGAATAGTATTGGCCTGACGATTGATCAATATCGAGAGTTGAATCGTGCTATGGTGGTACATCGTCATGAGATCGATTATTTAGCCCCCGCTTTTTCTCAAGATAAACTGCAAATTGCTACTTGGGTTGTGATGCTGGATAACAAACTTACCCTTACTAGGCAATTTCAAATCATCAGGCCTGAAGACCAGCGGTGTATTTTGCGGGCTAACACCAAATTTGTTTGTGTGGAACTATCTTCAGGTAAGCCCCGTCGAATGCCAGAATTGTTTATTAAAGGGTATAGCCAACTTTTAGTCAAAAATTACTCTGGTTAG
- a CDS encoding alanine racemase, translating to MIAFIGIAILVWIIYRLTRDASQPHNYYFQRLNHVLREVGPARPLQFIDMDRLSDNAAVIKRHYPYPKQLRFVVKSLPCVPLLKWLLTTFQNDKLMIFDWHFLAKLLPQFPGVDFLFGKPMPVQALRQAVQQIQDNSPDALAQVQWLVDSHQRLLQYLAVAEEHSVRLRISIEIDVGMHRGGINNLASFRQVLSTIQQYSAYLQLSGLMGYDAHVAKVPHLWPVSAEAAMDKAHQKMLSQYRQYVHVLQVEFASLFHAALCFNSGGSPTYSLHKGNQVVNDVSLGSCLLQPTDFDLPHLVAHQPAWFIATPVLKKMSGLHIPFVEQLSNFIARYLPRWQHTYFIYGGYWRAQPCSPQGLYFNQLYGRSSNQEILTGSARTALEVDDYIFLRPSQSEAVMLEFPEVYIVRDSKVVEQWPILK from the coding sequence ATGATAGCATTTATTGGGATTGCGATTTTAGTATGGATTATTTACCGGCTAACACGAGATGCCAGTCAGCCACATAACTATTATTTTCAGCGGCTCAATCATGTTTTACGAGAAGTTGGGCCTGCCAGACCATTACAATTTATCGATATGGATCGTTTGTCAGATAATGCTGCTGTAATTAAACGACATTATCCATACCCAAAGCAGTTACGTTTTGTTGTTAAGTCATTACCTTGTGTGCCTTTATTAAAATGGTTATTGACCACCTTTCAAAATGATAAATTAATGATTTTCGACTGGCATTTTTTAGCTAAGTTATTACCCCAATTTCCAGGAGTTGATTTTTTATTTGGCAAACCTATGCCGGTACAGGCTTTACGGCAGGCAGTTCAGCAAATACAAGACAACTCACCTGATGCACTTGCCCAGGTGCAGTGGCTGGTGGATTCTCATCAACGATTGTTGCAATACCTGGCAGTCGCAGAGGAACACTCGGTACGTTTACGTATTAGCATTGAAATAGATGTTGGTATGCACCGTGGGGGTATTAATAATCTTGCCAGCTTCCGGCAGGTGCTATCGACTATTCAACAGTATTCAGCCTATTTACAGTTAAGTGGCTTAATGGGGTATGATGCCCATGTGGCAAAAGTACCACACCTGTGGCCTGTTTCTGCTGAAGCTGCAATGGATAAAGCCCACCAAAAAATGTTAAGCCAATACCGACAATATGTGCATGTGCTACAGGTTGAATTTGCTTCACTGTTTCATGCTGCGCTTTGTTTTAACAGTGGTGGCAGCCCTACTTATAGTTTACATAAGGGGAATCAGGTGGTGAATGATGTGAGTTTAGGCTCTTGCTTGCTGCAGCCTACTGATTTTGATTTACCCCACTTAGTAGCCCACCAACCAGCCTGGTTTATCGCTACGCCTGTGTTGAAAAAAATGTCAGGGTTGCATATCCCTTTTGTAGAGCAGTTGTCTAACTTTATTGCTCGTTATTTACCCCGTTGGCAGCATACTTATTTTATTTATGGTGGTTACTGGCGGGCGCAGCCTTGTTCACCACAGGGGTTGTATTTTAATCAACTGTATGGGCGCAGCTCAAACCAGGAAATTTTAACAGGGTCTGCTAGAACGGCCTTGGAAGTTGATGACTATATATTTTTACGTCCAAGCCAAAGTGAAGCAGTGATGTTAGAATTTCCGGAGGTTTATATTGTGCGCGATAGCAAGGTGGTAGAACAGTGGCCAATTCTAAAATAA
- a CDS encoding PqiB family protein yields MTDTNNANETNSPIPQPPLPEPIISQKKGISPIWLLPFIALLIGGWIIYKGIRDAGVDIVIRFESGSGIVAGKTEVLFRGLRAGVVKKVVITDDLTAVDAVIEMDAKTESLLRENTQFWLVKPRISVAEVSGLETLVSGNYIAIKPGEGVTRRRFTAQTEPPPVEDETGLHIRLQAKELGSLDRDSPVFYKKLIVGKVVDYNLADDLKNVNIEVLIDEKYRHLVKKNSRFWNASGISFKGDLSGFKFRTESLASLIAGGIAFYTPDTEPQHSPVNSLDEFVLYDDFEAAEAGILARIRFKTGRDLIIGKTKVIFEGLTAGVVKDVSIMPDLQGVYADILFDPRAEPALNESTQFWLVKPKIGIAGITGLDALIKGNYIAMRIGDPNANEPKREFTALNARPPLPLDTPGLHLTLLSDELDSIDIGSTIYYKKIPVGTVKSYQLAKEKQQVKIDIHIKPEYQHLVQSHSRFWHSSGIEISGGLSGLKVRTESMTAIFAGGISFYTPPVRRPKAVKNGASFKIYENYDSAHQVGYPITITFKHGDGLSEGTAIKYQGIQVGKVTKVKLIDQLSRVQVKVMLNPEAERLARKGTKFWVVKPELGLAKTAHLDTLVTGKYIEAAPAKGNPSRATAFNGLDEAPKQTTKPLAGFKIMLAAKRLGAVQIGNPVFYRDVQVGEVTGYQLSPKANEVYIALTIKYNYAPLIRTNSKFWNVSGIGVDFSLFGGAKIKTGTLESILAGGIAFATPNNNEMGKLASPKQYFTLHDEADPKWLDWRPEIEIK; encoded by the coding sequence TTGACTGACACGAACAATGCGAATGAAACAAATAGCCCTATACCACAACCACCTTTGCCTGAACCTATTATTAGTCAGAAAAAGGGAATTTCCCCTATTTGGCTACTGCCGTTTATTGCCTTGTTGATTGGTGGCTGGATTATTTACAAAGGCATTCGCGATGCCGGTGTTGATATTGTTATTCGATTTGAATCGGGCTCCGGTATCGTGGCAGGTAAGACAGAAGTTTTATTTCGGGGGCTTCGAGCAGGGGTTGTGAAAAAAGTGGTCATCACGGATGACCTCACTGCAGTAGATGCAGTAATAGAAATGGATGCCAAGACTGAGTCTTTACTAAGAGAAAATACCCAGTTTTGGCTGGTTAAACCACGTATTTCCGTTGCCGAAGTGTCTGGCTTAGAAACCCTTGTGTCAGGTAATTATATTGCTATCAAGCCAGGAGAGGGCGTCACCAGACGTCGTTTTACCGCCCAAACAGAGCCGCCGCCGGTTGAAGACGAAACCGGTCTGCATATTCGCTTGCAAGCAAAAGAGCTAGGCTCACTCGACCGAGACAGCCCCGTTTTTTATAAAAAATTAATTGTCGGTAAAGTGGTCGACTATAATTTGGCTGATGATTTAAAAAATGTGAATATTGAAGTATTAATCGATGAAAAATACCGCCATTTAGTCAAGAAAAATAGCCGTTTTTGGAACGCTAGCGGCATTAGTTTTAAAGGGGATTTATCAGGCTTTAAATTTCGTACCGAATCACTGGCCAGTTTAATTGCCGGTGGCATTGCGTTTTACACCCCCGATACGGAGCCTCAACACAGCCCAGTCAACAGTTTGGATGAGTTCGTTTTATACGATGATTTTGAAGCAGCTGAAGCTGGTATTCTGGCTCGCATTCGCTTTAAAACCGGCCGCGACTTAATTATTGGTAAAACCAAAGTTATTTTTGAAGGACTCACTGCCGGTGTTGTCAAAGATGTCTCTATTATGCCTGACTTACAAGGGGTTTATGCCGATATTTTGTTTGACCCCCGAGCCGAACCAGCGCTTAATGAAAGCACTCAGTTTTGGCTGGTAAAACCCAAAATCGGCATTGCCGGTATCACCGGGCTGGATGCTTTAATTAAAGGGAATTATATCGCCATGCGAATTGGCGATCCGAATGCCAATGAACCTAAACGAGAATTTACCGCCCTTAATGCGCGCCCCCCATTGCCACTGGATACTCCAGGGTTGCATTTAACTCTGCTGAGTGACGAGCTGGACTCTATCGATATTGGCAGCACTATTTATTATAAAAAAATTCCGGTGGGCACCGTCAAAAGCTATCAGCTTGCAAAAGAAAAACAGCAGGTAAAAATTGATATTCACATCAAACCTGAGTATCAACACTTGGTACAAAGCCACAGCCGTTTTTGGCACAGCAGCGGTATTGAAATCAGCGGTGGTTTATCCGGTTTAAAAGTACGCACCGAATCCATGACCGCCATTTTCGCTGGGGGTATTTCTTTTTATACACCCCCCGTTCGCCGACCTAAAGCAGTCAAAAATGGCGCCTCTTTTAAAATCTACGAAAATTATGACTCCGCCCATCAAGTTGGCTACCCCATCACTATTACGTTTAAACATGGCGATGGTTTATCGGAAGGCACCGCTATTAAATATCAAGGTATTCAAGTGGGTAAAGTGACTAAAGTTAAACTCATTGACCAGCTGTCTAGAGTGCAAGTAAAAGTCATGCTAAACCCAGAAGCTGAACGCTTAGCCCGTAAAGGCACGAAATTCTGGGTGGTAAAACCTGAGCTGGGCTTAGCGAAAACCGCTCATTTAGATACGTTAGTGACGGGTAAATATATCGAAGCCGCCCCAGCCAAAGGCAACCCATCCAGAGCAACGGCTTTTAATGGGTTAGACGAAGCCCCTAAACAAACCACTAAACCGTTAGCAGGCTTCAAAATAATGCTAGCCGCAAAACGTCTGGGCGCCGTCCAAATAGGCAACCCAGTGTTTTATCGTGATGTGCAGGTAGGAGAAGTCACCGGTTATCAATTAAGCCCCAAAGCCAATGAAGTATATATAGCACTCACCATCAAATATAACTACGCACCACTGATCCGAACCAACAGTAAATTCTGGAACGTCAGCGGAATTGGCGTCGATTTTAGTTTATTTGGTGGCGCTAAAATAAAAACAGGCACGTTAGAATCGATCCTAGCAGGCGGCATTGCCTTCGCCACTCCGAATAATAATGAAATGGGCAAACTCGCCAGCCCAAAACAATACTTCACCTTACACGATGAAGCTGATCCTAAGTGGTTAGACTGGCGACCGGAGATTGAGATTAAATAG